Proteins encoded in a region of the Wolbachia endosymbiont (group A) of Anomoia purmunda genome:
- a CDS encoding IS4 family transposase, translated as MDRIACLSKDLNEFFNEKADEISIAVGFIKRKRKLNGSSFIKAMVFGNIGVGDCSIETMCQLLNGDSIEITKQGLDFRFTEEAVEFMKRMYNESLVLFKNSLQVDCRILKQFRSIKLLDSSYISLPSSMEDMYKGYGSSYRDCESNTKSGIKLQLVFDYLNQALDKLNLIEGIRSDQGYRDYLNGLSANDLLIFDLCYFVPSSFKQIDEAGAYFVSRYKSDTNIYDIETNQKIELLECLEGQSLLEMEVLLGKEVKIKVRIICQKLTEEQSIIRRRRANKLAKSHGYTSSQKNQKLLDWSIFITNVPESKISAEQVLTVYRVRWQIELLFKLYKSHIRLDELKGKPYRVLCELYAKLCAILIFHGIVGCIKLKENTELSLTKAFIELKRRIRELFLALSSKINNLRIFLKKLTTDWSQFSVKDRYRKTRVSTLSSLNFLTLAS; from the coding sequence ATGGACAGAATAGCTTGCTTATCAAAAGACCTCAATGAATTCTTTAATGAAAAAGCAGACGAAATATCAATTGCAGTAGGTTTTATAAAAAGAAAGAGAAAACTTAATGGCTCATCATTCATAAAAGCTATGGTTTTTGGTAACATAGGAGTTGGTGATTGTAGCATAGAAACAATGTGCCAATTGCTAAATGGAGACTCGATAGAAATTACAAAACAGGGTTTGGATTTTAGATTTACTGAAGAAGCAGTGGAATTTATGAAAAGAATGTATAATGAATCTTTAGTTTTATTTAAAAACAGCTTACAGGTTGATTGCAGAATTTTGAAGCAATTTAGAAGCATTAAGCTATTGGATAGTAGCTATATTAGCCTGCCCAGTAGCATGGAAGATATGTACAAAGGATATGGGAGTAGCTATAGAGATTGTGAGAGTAATACCAAATCAGGAATAAAGCTGCAGTTAGTCTTTGATTACCTGAACCAAGCGCTAGATAAGTTAAATTTAATAGAAGGAATAAGGTCGGATCAAGGTTATAGGGATTATCTGAACGGTTTATCAGCCAATGATTTGCTAATATTTGATTTGTGCTACTTTGTGCCTAGTTCTTTTAAACAGATTGATGAAGCAGGTGCATATTTTGTTAGTCGTTATAAGTCTGATACCAATATATATGATATAGAAACAAATCAAAAAATAGAGTTGTTGGAATGTTTAGAAGGTCAATCCCTTCTAGAGATGGAAGTGCTATTAGGAAAAGAAGTAAAAATTAAAGTGAGAATTATATGTCAAAAATTAACTGAAGAACAGTCTATAATTAGAAGAAGAAGGGCTAATAAGTTAGCAAAATCACATGGATATACATCTTCTCAAAAGAATCAAAAATTGCTGGATTGGTCGATATTCATAACTAACGTTCCAGAGAGTAAAATCAGCGCTGAACAAGTATTAACAGTTTACAGGGTAAGATGGCAGATTGAATTATTATTTAAATTGTATAAGAGTCACATCAGGCTTGACGAACTTAAAGGAAAACCATACAGAGTATTATGTGAACTATACGCTAAATTGTGCGCAATTCTTATATTTCATGGAATAGTTGGTTGTATAAAACTGAAAGAGAATACAGAGCTGAGTTTAACAAAGGCATTCATTGAATTAAAAAGAAGGATTAGGGAGTTGTTTTTAGCGTTAAGCAGTAAAATTAATAATTTGAGAATTTTCCTGAAAAAACTTACCACAGACTGGTCACAATTTTCTGTGAAAGATAGATATAGAAAAACTAGAGTATCCACCTTAAGTTCATTGAATTTTCTTACCCTTGCTTCTTAA
- a CDS encoding ankyrin repeat domain-containing protein, with translation MVETLIKGGADVNTIDAYNRDPLYYAISQGNTRMVEILIKNGASVNKKYNDGSTPLHHAVLSQKIKIVEYLINNGADVNALDEKRRTPLYLAGRSTKMVSILMKKGALPLLENRDIEFLKDLAKRIKDDDTEYLKEVKVEQKEGRVDDKYESIKYSLLLSDNSSLTSIIKREKFKNLISDWSFNVPDLKDNQKNLNKALLNLLTDFPFCDITRFEDFLHDNKGDDLKAVLNLQRGESKLTILHVIQGMEYLAVEKDIGCAVSAFMTLLLKSGADPNIVNSEGQTPLHYAAYYNTLNIPLLLKKGARGQTDRQGKTPLDIVIINKKPFEVNLLEQIFLTQEQLEAKNDLEGICGHSFNTNRLRKFFNQHKGNEGLKEILNLPDCEGKSRVFQKIREACYGNETHFKEAKKLLLEAGAIDYEEWKDKKRLPKLRTLWDDLILDQSEKLKIFLGRVNKSKDIDELKRVVNEAIELGVRLNFPNQGSIYGKVYEKEYSFTDFVIRKISELRKSSEGSRNIEVASGIVCQLISKGAILYNISSIYVIDELEEFESHKANMKNAYADYENRALDFITIVQSATSGKVRDVKIDNSTLYLEYSQDSKVDVANITNGARGLGITQEGVQYGRNIIKIGKSEVEIITENAIRNYVGLADGSNIVLTFDTGLGELEVRLYPDKQNLIKVEVEDQEKWKKLQNCEERIGEQCLLGGCSVRDAIERGFFTRSGELIRSETINQSDATKVDSWTKREKMRKASSLEETVGRFL, from the coding sequence ATGGTAGAAACCCTTATAAAAGGAGGAGCTGATGTTAACACAATTGATGCGTACAATCGTGATCCATTATATTATGCTATCTCACAAGGGAACACAAGAATGGTAGAGATCCTAATAAAAAATGGAGCAAGTGTTAATAAGAAGTATAATGACGGAAGCACTCCTCTACATCATGCTGTCTTGAGCCAAAAAATAAAAATAGTAGAGTATCTTATAAACAATGGAGCTGATGTTAATGCGTTAGATGAAAAACGGCGCACTCCATTATACTTAGCTGGACGAAGTACAAAAATGGTCTCGATTCTCATGAAGAAGGGGGCATTACCTTTACTGGAAAACAGAGATATTGAATTTTTAAAGGATCTAGCTAAACGCATTAAAGATGATGATACAGAGTATTTAAAGGAGGTAAAGGTAGAACAGAAGGAGGGGCGGGTAGATGATAAGTATGAGTCAATTAAATACTCGTTGCTGCTTAGTGATAACAGCTCTTTGACCTCTATTATTAAAAGGGAAAAATTCAAAAATTTAATATCTGATTGGTCTTTCAACGTACCTGATTTAAAAGATAACCAAAAAAATTTGAATAAGGCACTGTTAAATCTTCTTACAGACTTTCCATTTTGTGACATTACAAGGTTTGAGGACTTTTTACACGATAACAAAGGTGATGATCTAAAAGCTGTTCTCAATCTTCAAAGGGGAGAATCCAAATTGACAATACTACATGTAATACAAGGTATGGAGTATTTAGCAGTGGAAAAAGACATAGGTTGTGCAGTTAGTGCATTTATGACTTTACTTTTAAAATCTGGTGCTGATCCTAACATAGTTAACAGTGAAGGGCAAACACCTTTGCACTATGCTGCTTATTATAATACTTTAAATATACCTTTGCTTCTGAAAAAAGGAGCACGTGGTCAAACTGACAGACAAGGAAAAACTCCTCTAGACATTGTAATTATTAACAAAAAACCTTTTGAAGTGAATCTTTTAGAACAGATCTTTTTAACTCAGGAGCAATTGGAAGCAAAAAATGATTTAGAAGGTATTTGCGGTCATAGCTTTAACACTAATCGACTAAGAAAGTTTTTCAATCAGCACAAAGGAAATGAAGGTCTTAAAGAGATTCTCAATCTTCCTGATTGCGAAGGAAAGTCTCGAGTTTTTCAAAAGATTAGGGAGGCTTGTTATGGTAATGAAACTCATTTCAAAGAAGCAAAAAAGTTGCTGCTAGAAGCAGGAGCGATTGATTACGAAGAGTGGAAGGACAAAAAACGTTTGCCTAAGCTTAGAACTCTATGGGATGATTTAATATTAGATCAGTCGGAAAAGTTGAAAATATTTTTGGGTAGGGTAAATAAATCCAAAGATATAGATGAGTTAAAACGCGTTGTAAACGAAGCTATAGAACTTGGGGTAAGGCTGAACTTTCCTAACCAGGGTAGTATATACGGAAAGGTATATGAAAAGGAATATAGTTTTACAGATTTTGTGATAAGAAAGATTAGTGAATTAAGAAAGAGTTCCGAAGGTTCAAGGAATATAGAAGTTGCTAGTGGTATAGTATGTCAATTGATATCAAAAGGGGCAATTTTGTACAACATAAGCAGTATATATGTAATTGACGAACTGGAAGAGTTTGAAAGCCACAAAGCTAATATGAAAAACGCTTATGCAGATTATGAGAATCGTGCTTTAGATTTCATAACAATCGTTCAAAGCGCAACAAGTGGTAAGGTAAGAGACGTAAAAATCGACAACTCTACTCTCTATCTTGAATATTCACAGGATAGTAAAGTAGATGTTGCAAATATTACAAATGGAGCAAGGGGTTTAGGTATCACTCAGGAAGGTGTACAATACGGAAGAAATATAATAAAGATAGGTAAGAGTGAGGTAGAAATTATAACGGAAAACGCTATAAGGAATTATGTAGGCCTAGCAGATGGTAGTAATATAGTATTGACTTTCGATACTGGCTTGGGAGAGTTGGAAGTGAGATTATACCCTGATAAGCAAAATCTAATAAAGGTAGAAGTAGAAGATCAAGAAAAGTGGAAAAAATTACAGAATTGTGAGGAACGAATAGGGGAACAATGTTTGCTTGGTGGGTGTTCAGTACGTGATGCTATTGAACGAGGTTTTTTTACTAGATCTGGAGAGTTGATTCGTTCTGAAACAATTAATCAATCTGATGCAACAAAAGTGGACTCTTGGACAAAGCGCGAAAAAATGAGAAAAGCTTCAAGTCTTGAAGAAACAGTAGGCCGTTTTCTATAA